The Oreochromis aureus strain Israel breed Guangdong linkage group 15, ZZ_aureus, whole genome shotgun sequence genome contains the following window.
AAGTTTTGTTAAGTTTAGGCAGAGATAGTTTAGCTCTAATCTTTTTTCTGTCTCATATAATTGTACATTTTTCTGATACTATTAACAACAAATGTGGCTGCTGTGTCTCAGGCAGTAAAGCAAATTGCCTACTAATTGCAGAGCTGATGGTTCAGACgtgcaaataaaaacattgaACTAACTACCAAATACAAAAGAAATTGCCCGTTACATTTTAAAGAATAAATTGCATATATTTTTGTCAGAAGATTCAATAAACATGAAGTTTTCAAAAAAGAATTTTCCGGCTTTACATGGTTAGTATATTTTAGGTCATTATCCAGATCCAGATTTCATCAGTTTTGTAAGCATTACACAACTGCTACTCCATATGCACAATTACACATTAATGCtccagttttaattaaaaaaaatatatatatattagctaaaaaaacagaaatggatTGATGAATGGacgttttgttcattttaaattgAGGAAATTATTGTATGGGGCGTTGCACATataaaaattatttgaacatttatTATGTATGTTCCATTACTTTTACATACAGGGTGGTTCATAGCATAAGAACAGGACAGTTACATTTCAGTCACATCTGAGTATTTATTGAAGGTTTATTGAATCAGTATTATACATTATTAAAGGTATCAAAAAGTGGAAAGCAGTTCAGTGTAATCATGTAATCTATTAACAGTAAACTCCAGTTGACTATTCTGAAAAAAACTTCATTTTCTGCAACCCTCTGCATGTGACTGAGTCTTGTTTGCAGAAGCTGGCCATTTccctcccacacaaacacacgtctCCAAAGCCTCCAGGGCATACAAATACTGCCAGGAACCACAGTGTTTGTATGCGCTGGCATATACAACCTATTGCTGGGCGTATACGTCAGATGTGGATCTCCCCCATGTTGTTGTTCTCAGGTGATCCATTTCTAGGAGCCTCACTGACTCCACCTGTGATGCCGTTCACCCCTAACTTTCGTCCTTGCAGCTCCAGCTCCAGGTTGACATAATTCTGAATCATCTCGTCCCGGTTTTTAAAAGCCTTCCTTTCTGAGGGTGGAGGAGTCACCGGGGTCACAGTGTAGTCCTGTCTCCTTGCCATGCATTCCTTCACAGCTTTCACACACAGATAGAACAGCTCCACCAGGCTGAGGACGAGGGAGACACAAGCCGCCACCAGCATGAACCAGATGATGACCGACTTCTCTGTGGGCCTGGACAGGAAACAGTCCACCTTGTGCGGGCAGGGGAAGCGGGTGCAGACATAGCGCGTCTGTAGGGAGAAACCATAGAGAAGGTACTGACCCACGATAAACAGAATCTCGAGGGCAATCTTGGCCAGGAGATGGAGGACGTAACTGCGCAGGAGGCGGCCACGGATGCTGATCTCGCCACTGCTTTTGGTGTACTTGGGAACTTTATAGGCCCTCTTAAGGAGCAGATTGGTTTGGTCATCCAGCTCTTCCTGCTTCTTCATCCTTTCCTTCATCTTGGATTAGAAAAGCAAGAACACAGAGTTAGACATTTTCCAGGAAACTGAAAAACCTTACTTCTGGCAGTGTGAACAAACTCACACAGTTCCAAAAAGCTCTGCCAAAATATGGCTGAACAGTTACTCCAAACTGCCACACTGTTCCAATCTGTGTTTTCATTAACATTTTGGCAAAATGTATGAGCACAATATAAAATATCACAGCAATGTTAGCATATGGTGGAACAGCTAATAATGTGAGCAAGTTGGAGAAGCACTGAGaagcttttttgtttctttaaactaGCACTAGAGATTTGTCTTGTTAAGAAAACTACTTCTTAAGCCATCAAGAAGTGGTTTGACCATCCATCCATtgtcttctgcttatccaattcaggatcACGGGGGGGGGGGTGGTCTTAGGGCAAAAGACGGGGTACAACCTGGACAGGTCGctagtctgtcacagggctaacacatagagacaaaaaaccattcacacctatgggcaatttagaatcaccaattaacctaaccccacgtctttggactgtgggaggaaaccggAGTACATGTAACATGTAAACTCACACAGAACAGGCCTGGGCTGAAGGTGGAACTGAATTCAGGACTGTTTTGttatgaggcaacagtgctaaccactgcaccaccatgcACCCCACCTCTTGTCCTAaggtagctgggatagactctAAAACTGCCATCCAGTCCTATGAATGTTTGGCCACCAAGGTgaagaaaacatgaaatcaaATGTTGTATTTACACTGGATAATTTCCAGCAGGGCCTGTAATATAAGCCCTTTGCAGGTTCCTTCTTTCAGCCAAAACAAGAGCTTTGGAGATTTGAGTGTATTAGCTGCACATTACCAGCAAATGTTAATGTAAGTTCGGTTGATGTTTGACTTGATTAGCCTGTGTAAGTGTCCTGGTCTTTATTAGCAAGTTGTTTACTTTAATGAAACCGGAAATAtactatatggacaaaagcaCTGGGCCACACCTCTTTGAATCTTTGAATTTTCAGTCCAattgccacaggtgtataaattCAACCACCCAGCCATGtagtctgcctttacaaaccTTTGTCATTCTAAAGAGATCACTGAACTCAAGTGTAACTGTAACAGTATACTACTGTTGCAACAAGCCAGTTTGTGAAACGTCTTCCCTTTCTGTATTCTTGCAAAGTGGAAACACTTTCAGCAATAAGTCACCAACACTCTCACTTACTCGATAACTGCAGAGCTTCAAACCTCTGGCATTAATATTGCAAAAACTGTGTGccaggagcttcatggcatggaGCAGCTCCTGTAgtcaaaatgtgttgatgtcCCAGGGCTTTATTCCAAATAATGTTGCCATGTTAAAGCACACATAAACAGACATACTCATAAAGTGGAAAGAATAAAAGCTGTAATGTCTGGGGTGAAAAATAATGACGCACTCTTAAGCTTCCTCTTTAAGTGATAAACATTAATGCTACTCGATGGCACAAATTAACTTCCCATAAAGAGTGCCAAAAGGATCTTCTGTTCCAGTGAACCAGTGATACAATTTTACTGCACGTACTCCAGCGACACACCTTCTTTTCAACGTGGATCACATGAAGGACGTGACCGAGATATAACAGCTGTGGAGTCGCTATTGCAATAATCTGAAGAATCCAAAAGCGCACATGAGAGATGGGGAAGGCCAGGTCATAGCAGACGTTCTCACAGCCGGGTTGCTGAGTGTTGCACACAAAGTCAGACTGTTCGTCTCCCCAAACCTGAATGAGATCAGAGGAAAAGTAAAaatggaattttaaaaaaacacacaccataaaactaaataaaactaTAATCCTGGTTTTCACTCAGATATATCCTATAAAAATAGCACCAAACCTTCTCAGCACCAGTTTGCAGGACCATGATGCGGAAAATAAAGAGCACCGTGAGCCACACTTTGCCGATCACGGTGGAGTGGCTCTGCACTTTATCCAGCAAGTGGCCCAGCAGATCCCATTCACCCATTTCAATCACCAGGTGTCCTGCTTTCTGTTACAGAAGGAATAAACACGCAGGCAGATAGACACAGCAGTCTAAGGCAGTCATTTCTGAAGGGATACGTGGGTGATCTCAGATGTGTATATATTATTATAGAGAGTATTTTGTAACCTGACTTGCAGTTGTTAAGGTCACAACAGACAGCCTCACTCACAAGGCCAACTTTTTATCACTTCTTGCAGCCTTGTGACTGTGCAGATAGAGGCCACAGCTGCTGATTTCAAGTCTCCAAAACATACTTATCTGCTGGACACTGAAACCTTAGCCTTGGTTACCGCCAACCACCGCCAAGCATAATTCAAAGAATTCCAGAAACTGAGCTTAAACTGTTCATAAAGAAAGTTTTTGCAGAGTTCATTTTAGACGATAATTTTAAAGCTGATGCTGTTTCACGCAATATTTGGTGATGCTTCTGTGGCTTTTCTAGCCCACACTGCATTATATTTGGATTTTAAATGACTCTAAATACATGATTTTTTGCAGCTGGCTTGAAGTTTTGCCTTTGCCAGCTCTGATCCACATTTGCATGCTTACTTACATTCAGTGTCCCATAACAATAACCATTACATGAAATTCAATGATGAAACACAGTTATCCTTGCATAATGGTTCAAATAAAACCCAAGTCATAACATACTCCAACTTTAGTCCATAAACTATTATTTTTCTACAACATGTGCCTCATTAtcactgattttctttctttctagaATGGTGAAATCAAGAGATAGACTACATCTGTATATAAAAATCAACTTACCAGCTGAACAGACTGAAAAATTGAGGAGAAAAGCTGGCTGAAGAGAGCAGTACCTCAAGAAGATGAGGAGAAGAGAAAGTGAAGAAGAAGCTGtccttgttttattgttcattCAGCGACTTATCTGGAAGGACACCATCCTAACCACAACAGCAACCCCTTTTCTTAACAACAATTCAGACAATATGCTGAAGTGTAACCAGTCGTTGGTTTATTTCtataatttcatttttgttgcATTTCAGCTTTGTTGGACAGTGAAAAGAGAACGTGATCCTCTGCTGTACGTTTTCTAATTCTTTTTAATGTTGGGAAATAAAGGAAGATTCAGAAGATGAACTCATGCAGAGGCTTGTAAGCATGACTGGCACTTCAGGAAAATGGTGTGAATAATGCTGTTAGCTGAAAACCAAAATTAAGAATTGAATCATATGTAAAAGTCCCTTAAATGAATCTTTCGGAGCTTCCTACGCTTTTTCTTACACAAGTGAAACATTTTCTCAAAATCAGCAGTATCTAAATGTAGCCATTTGTGTTAGCGTTCCTGTCAATATGTCACTAATGTCCATAATCCATGTGGTCTTTTTCAAATTATTTCCCTAACTGTGAAATATTGCACACGAGGAATCTTGGAAAAAAAACTCGATAACCTCTCTGAACGAATGACCTTTTACCTAGACTTAGCTGGACGAGTTTTTTGCTGTTgcttatagtatttttgctcaAGCAAATGTTCGTCTTTTCACTAGCGCAGTATTCAGACTCTGCCGTCATGTTTAAATCCTATCAAAGAAGGGTTTGCACAGCACCATGTCTGTTTACTACAAACTACCACACCGCGGGTTCATGAGGTTTACTAGTTTCCTCTAAGGTTTCCTCTGACCCGGGTCATCTGTGGGGGTCACAGACTGAACTCTGGAAGCCTGCATGGTCTCTGTTCTGTAAATAATTTACTCCGTACTTAAactttaaagagaaaaacaaagcctAGCCTTCACCTTATTGATCAGTCATTGTATCAGATAAGACAAACATGCACAAGTAAGACAGAGGCCTCGGTTTTATAAAAATATGGTTCAACATGAAAGATATAAAGTTACAGTACACATATGAAAACAACCTCACAAGTAATGTTGGAATGGAGGAGTTTTATTGGTCTGATTATGTGGTACAAAAACACACGTGTTTCACATTCCAGCAATCAATTAACATAATTAATCTCAATGTGTTCAAATATCACACAAATGATGAACTAAAGCAGACCTATTATACTTTTCCACATTCTTTTTCTCATATATGTGCTGTAATAGTGAAGGGTATTCATTCtaacccacctgctgttcaaatctTGTGTTTGTGAGGGACAGCCAATTAGTTGGCTTGAAAGGAGGAGTTAAAAGTGGTTGAATCAGTAACGAGATGGACATTAGCATAACAGGTCCACTTTAAGCAAAATGCTCTCATATCAAATGTCTTAAATATTGTTtcttaataaaattaaataccaTAAACTTCAGTAAACCTTTAAATTGGAGATGCTTGAATATCACACTTCATTCACCCTTCACACACATATCTGTATGTAaacacttatatatatatattttttgcaacAGATAAACACCACACCGTATTGTAGAAAGCTTGACATTTGAACTCTTTGTTTGATTAGACCAGCAAATCAAAGAAGCCAAGAGCACAATCTCAGTGCAAGAATAAGATCaaatataataattttttttactttcaataaacatgtttgtagcATCTGGATCAGGTTCCCATGCAGCTTTTTTATACAAACACGCTGATGAAAAGGCTATCACGAATTATTAgtctgttattttgtttttggctctgtgtatgtgtcagatgggcgtGGTCAGAGCAATATAACCTGAAAGGACACAAAAAACCAGCGTCAGCTTCATTTTATGGTCCCCAAAAAGTTCGACTGAAGTCACATGGGATGTAGATTATTAGCAGATAAAAGCAAAACTTATCACAGTGCAAGTCAAAATACTTTCTTAAACATAATCTTAAATCTAAATCAAGCCTAATTTCTTAAATTTAGACTTGTAtatttagtgaatttgtttatACTCATTTCACTCcggctgtgtttgttttatattgCTCTTATTTGTCTAACATTTAAGGTGAGGCTGTTGATATTGTCTGCACTTTCTCTTCCACTGAAGTCTTTTTGAAGATACAAAGGAGGTAAAAGGAGTTTCACTGCAAACTGAATGGCATCTGTACGGAGACTCGTATAAAATGGTGTCTGTGCACAAGACCAAACAAAGTCTTATTGTTAGGCTCCAATAATAATTGGTAAGCTTGTAAATCTAATCCAAACTCAGGTATGGTAATAATTAAGGTTGTCTGGCTTCAAAGTAAACGCAAGATGTCAAAGATTCATCAGACCTTAATCTAGTAATGCAGGAGCAATGTTGGAAAAATGTTTGTACTTTTACTCATCATTTTAGATGAATTCCACTGCAGGTTCTTTATTAACTAATACCCAATCAATAGAAAGAAAACGGTAGTGTCAGCCTCAGCAGAGCATCAGAGTTCAACAGATTTAATAGCagaagaagctggaatgcaACAAGATTTGTGTAACAAGACCCAGTGCGTCAGATTAAGCTCTTAGCTTGAGCTGACGAGCACTCGTGATCCGAGAACCCAGATCCACTCTGGAATGCATCTCATCAATCCGTactgcaaagacaaaaagagaaGCGGATAGGGAAAAAGTATTCAATGTTTTCAATTCTGGTTTCACAAAAGCTGGAAAAGTATCAGAGATCATTTCACTCAGAGTAATATACTtcacattttttacattttctgtgatgctgtcaaaataaaaactaacGACATAACTTCATTTCAACTGACCTGCAGGGTATGAGGCCAATATCCTGTGGTCCTGTTTGAGACTCCCAGAGTGGAGATGGCATGGCGAGCATAAACTTCTGGCTTTGGTACAAACCAGCCTTCTCTTCGTGAtggtgatgaagatgatgatgatggctgCTGCTCACTTGAGGCTATCTAAATGGACATGGAGACAGATGAAGTTAAGCAGCTTGATTTCACCGATCTCCCTAGTTTGATAGCCAATTTCATACATGATGTGCAAACATGACAAGTCATACATTAGCAACTATCAAAAGACTTTTTGATTTCAGGTCTTACAGAACAGCTACTCTTAAGATATTTACCTGGAAAGGGATCAGACTCTGAATAAATATGCCTTTGCCGCTGTACTCAAGGTGAAGAGCTCTTGACAAATGATCCAGGTATCCCTGAAATGTCAGAGGAAAGGTTGCTGTTGTCAGGAAGAAATAATGTTGTTGTGACTGGGACTATAGTCagcacacagaagaagaaatggaGATGAGAGCACAAAAACCTACAAAATTTACTTTAAGAGTGGCTCACTCTGCTGATTCTCAAACCTTTTTCTGGCTGACACTACTTTACATACtaaaaaaagttacatttttaatcaaTCATTAACAAACAATTGAGGATCAAAGCTGAATTTCAGAGAAAACAGGAGACTAAAACTTATTTTACATAAATCATATTTTTCTGCAGGTCATCCACATCCTCCAGCAGTGGGTCTACTTCCCACAAATTGAGAACTAATACTTTAAGGGGATAGTAGTAATAACAGATCTTTTTCAAATTGATCAGAGACATCAATGTGCTCTTCATCATATTACAAAGGATCTATACAGGCTATAGATGTGTTTTACTGGCACGTCTCCATGCTTGCAGACTGTAACAGTTATTTGTCTCACAGTGGAGGCGGTGAGCGTCACTCTTCCAAGTAGAGGTCTGCAGCAGGCACCCGATGATATATTGACCACGGCACCTCTGCTGCGATCCACCATCCCCGGCAGAACCAATCGGGTCATCAGAGTAGTGACTGCAATGTTCCTATTCACCAAATCCAAGAGGTGCTGTTCGGGCACTTCGATCAGGCTCTGGGGTGAAGCCAAAGATTCATCAACACAGTTTACCAGGAAGCCAATATCTTTACCCCTCAATGCTTCTTTGATGGGCTTGCAGGTCACTTGGTCCAGGGAGAAGTCAGCTGAGACCACAACAGTTTCCACTCCATAATTTTGGGAGAGGTATGCAGCCATGTCTCTAACAGAGGAGGGGTCCCGAGTGACAAAGATGATGCTGATGGCATGCCTGGCCAGCTCCTCTGTGTATGCTTTGGCTACAGGCTCCGATGCACCTGACAGGAGAGATGACAAAGTCATGCCAGAGAGAACAAAAAAGTTTGCAGCAACATTATAGACATAGAACCAGTTACAGTGCTGTAAAAAAGGATTTGTCCCCTTCCTGATTACTAAGCTTTTTGCATATGTTGTCACATTTAAaagtttcatcatcatcatcagcaaaaaaaatttaatattaGAGAAAGCTAACCAAAGTAAATTTGAAATGCAGTCTTTAAAAGATGATTTAGGACATTCTGCTTACTGTATTATgttctctaccagaaaatcttGAAGAAAAATACCTGGTCATCAGTCTGTACCCTGGAGCTCAAGCAGCCTAGTCAAAGTCCGTACTCAAATCAGATTTAAATGCTTTGGCGTGACCTTAAACAGGCCACTCATGCTGGAAAACTCTCCATTGTGGCTGAATTAATACAATTCTGCAACGAAGAGTGACCCAAAATTCCTCCaaagtgatgtgaaagactcattgccagttatcactGGTAGATGGCACTTCTTGCTGTcaagggtggcacaaccagttattggGTTTAAGGGccaattttctttttcacaaaacgcaaggtaggtttggatagcttgTCTCCCATTCATACATGCAACCATgacttaaaaactgcattttgtatataCTCACGTTGACTTTGTCTATTGTTAATGAAATAGAGTTTAATTCAATTATGATATAACTGAAATTAACTCTGCTACGGCCCATTCTTACCATAAACGACAGCCCAGTCACCATATCTCTGGGTCAGCTTCTTACTTGGGATCAATCTGGGCAGAAAATGCACCCTAACCAACGTGCAGCAGTCGCTCAACAGGATCACTGCCCTGCTGGCCGTGTACAGAGCACCGACCAGCGCCAGGGTCTCAAAGTAAGAGTTGCACGAACTAGAAATTTCTCTGTACAAAAACTGAAAGCTGTCAACCGCCGCCATAGCCCACGCTGGTGTTGCTGAGATAATTTGCTAACTAAAGCTTATTCTGTGGTATGACGCTGGGACCTGTACGTGATTAGGTTAACGAATACTTCAGACGTGTAAATGGAAGCTACAGCTAACCCTACATAGTAAAATTACTAATAAAAGCTGTAAGAATTCACGTTTAAGAAGCAGGTACGTCTCCTCTGCGACACCCGGTGAAAGCAGCAAAACATTGGGTCACGTGACAGTGTAGAACAGCAGTGCTGCATTCAAATCCGTAACAAAAAATCCGTCTAAATACTTTCACCTCATGttgaatgcttttaaaaaatattcaatAAGGTTGAAATATTCTTTAATTATCACATGACAAACAATAAAAGCAAGTATGAACTCTAAAATTAACCCCAAGACACCCTAAATATCGAGATTTTCATTACGAACCCAAATTCCGATTTTCGTGGAGATACCATATGGGGGTCTCCCACAATGC
Protein-coding sequences here:
- the hsdl1 gene encoding inactive hydroxysteroid dehydrogenase-like protein 1 isoform X1; translation: MAAVDSFQFLYREISSSCNSYFETLALVGALYTASRAVILLSDCCTLVRVHFLPRLIPSKKLTQRYGDWAVVYGASEPVAKAYTEELARHAISIIFVTRDPSSVRDMAAYLSQNYGVETVVVSADFSLDQVTCKPIKEALRGKDIGFLVNCVDESLASPQSLIEVPEQHLLDLVNRNIAVTTLMTRLVLPGMVDRSRGAVVNISSGACCRPLLGRVTLTASTGYLDHLSRALHLEYSGKGIFIQSLIPFQIASSEQQPSSSSSSPSRREGWFVPKPEVYARHAISTLGVSNRTTGYWPHTLQYGLMRCIPEWIWVLGSRVLVSSS
- the hsdl1 gene encoding inactive hydroxysteroid dehydrogenase-like protein 1 isoform X2, coding for METSSVNCGALWETPIWYLHENRNLGASEPVAKAYTEELARHAISIIFVTRDPSSVRDMAAYLSQNYGVETVVVSADFSLDQVTCKPIKEALRGKDIGFLVNCVDESLASPQSLIEVPEQHLLDLVNRNIAVTTLMTRLVLPGMVDRSRGAVVNISSGACCRPLLGRVTLTASTGYLDHLSRALHLEYSGKGIFIQSLIPFQIASSEQQPSSSSSSPSRREGWFVPKPEVYARHAISTLGVSNRTTGYWPHTLQYGLMRCIPEWIWVLGSRVLVSSS
- the LOC116328678 gene encoding gap junction Cx32.7 protein-like, encoding MGEWDLLGHLLDKVQSHSTVIGKVWLTVLFIFRIMVLQTGAEKVWGDEQSDFVCNTQQPGCENVCYDLAFPISHVRFWILQIIAIATPQLLYLGHVLHVIHVEKKMKERMKKQEELDDQTNLLLKRAYKVPKYTKSSGEISIRGRLLRSYVLHLLAKIALEILFIVGQYLLYGFSLQTRYVCTRFPCPHKVDCFLSRPTEKSVIIWFMLVAACVSLVLSLVELFYLCVKAVKECMARRQDYTVTPVTPPPSERKAFKNRDEMIQNYVNLELELQGRKLGVNGITGGVSEAPRNGSPENNNMGEIHI